Below is a genomic region from Hyphomicrobium nitrativorans NL23.
GCGACACGGTCGGTTCGTCGAGCAGCCAGATCGGCCGCTCCGCCACGAGAAGGCGGGCGAGACCGAGCCGGCGCTTCTGTCCGGCCGAAAGCAGACCGGCCGGATAGTCGGCCAGTCCGAGAAGGCCAAACGCGTCGAGCGCATCGTCCACACGCTCGGCCATCGCGCGCGTCGTTTCTCCGCCGAGATACTCCGCCCAAAACGCGAGGTTCTGCTCTGCCGTAAGGTTGGCTTTCACGCCCGTCAAATGACCGACGTAGTGACACAGCTCGGCAATATCCCGATCCCCGACGTCGCCTTTGAGTGCAATTTTTCCGCTGACCGGCGCGATAAAACCGGCGACGGTGCGGATCAGCGTCGTTTTGCCAGCGCCGTTCGGGCCCGTCAGCAGCAGCGCTTCGCCTGCATTTGCCGTAAACGTAAGGTTCGCGATCACCGTGCGGGTGCCGCGCTCGACCGTCAAATTGTCAGCATGGAGTTGCAAGCGATCGTCCCGCTTCAGCGTGGAACACGCCGTTTTGTGAAAGGAAGGCGCGTGAGTTTGCAAAATTCACAAGCAGAGCTGTGCTAATTTGCGACTTTCGTCGCCTATATAATTGGCTTGCTTCGCGTATCGCTACTGCAAAAAATAAGGGCGAACCGCCCGCCCGGGCACAGACGACCTTCGGAAGACTGTCGGTGCCGATGTTCTTGCCCCGCATCCGACCGACAAACCACCTTTGCTCTAAGGAGAAGAAAACGTGAGCGCACCCACGACCGTCACCTCTGCGCCGGCCTCCCTCGACAGCTTCAACTGCAAGAGGACGCTCACCGTCGACGGTCGGGAGTATGTCTATTACTCGCTGCCCGAAGCCGAGAAGAACGGTCTTCCCGGAATTTCGAAGCTGCCATACGCGATGAAGGTGCTGCTCGAAAACCTGCTGCGCCACGAGGACGGCCGCTCGGTCACCAAGGCCGACATCGAGGGCGCCGCCGAATGGCTCGACAACAGGGGCCGGGCGGAGCGCGAGATCGGCTTTCGTCCCGCGCGCGTTTTGATGCAGGACTTCACCGGCGTGCCGGCGGTCGTCGATCTCGCCGCGATGCGCGACGGCATGCTGAAGCTCGGCGGCGACGCGAAGAAGATCAACCCGTTGGTGCCGGTCGATCTCGTCATCGACCACTCGGTGATCGTCGACGACTTCGGCAATCCGCAGGCGTTCGCCAACAACGTCGAACTCGAATACGAGCGCAACGGCGAGCGCTACGTGTTCCTGAAGTGGGGGCAGGATGCGTTCGCGAACTTCCGCGTGGTGCCGCCGGGCACCGGCATCTGCCACCAGGTGAACCTCGAATATCTTGCGCAGACGGTGTGGACGGCGACGAACGGCAACGGCGAAACGCTCGCCTACCCCGATACGCTCGTCGGCACCGACAGCCACACCACGATGGTCAACGGACTGGCCGTGCTCGGCTGGGGCGTCGGCGGTATCGAAGCAGAGGCCGCGATGCTCGGCCAACCGCAGTCGATGCTGATCCCGGAAGTGATCGGCTTCGAGCTCACAGGCGCGCTCAAAGAGGGCGTGACCGCAACCGACCTCGTGCTCACCGTCACGCAGATGCTGCGCAAGAAGGGCGTCGTCGGAAAGTTCGTCGAATTCTACGGCGCGGGTCTCAACACACTTACGCTCGCCGACCGCGCGACCATCGCCAACATGGCGCCCGAGTACGGTGCAACGTGCGGCTTCTTCCCCGTCGATACGGAAACGCTCAACTACCTCGTCGTCTCGGGGCGTGACGCGCAGCGCGTGGCGCTGGTCGAAGCCTATTCCAAGGCGCAAGGCCTTTTCCGCACGGCCGACGCCGCCGATCCCGTGTTCACCGACACGCTCTCGCTCGATCTTTCGACGGTCGGGCCGTCGCTCGCCGGACCCAAGCGTCCCGAAGGGCGCATCGCGCTTTCCGACGTCAAGGACGGGTTCGGCACCGCGCTTGCGGGCGAATACAAGAAGACCGGCGATACCGAGCAGCGGTTTGCCGTCGCGGGACGCGACTTCGATCTCGGCCACGGCGATGTCGTGATCGCGGCCATCACGAGCTGCACCAACACGTCGAACCCGTCGGTGCTGATCGCCGCCGGTCTGCTTGCGCGCAACGCGGCGGAGAAGGGACTCACGTCGAAGCCTTGGGTGAAGACGTCGCTTGCGCCCGGAAGCCAGGTCGTTGCCGCCTATCTCGATAAGGCGGGCCTTCAGCCCTATCTCGACAAGGTCGGGTTCAACCTCGTCGGCTTCGGCTGCACCACCTGCATCGGAAACTCCGGCCCGCTCGCGCCAGAGATCTCGAAGACGATCAACGACAACGGTCTCGTTGCCGCCGCCGTGCTCTCCGGCAACCGCAACTTCGAAGGGCGCGTGAGCCCCGACGTGCAGGCCAACTATCTCGCTTCACCGCCGCTCGTCGTCGCGTATGCGCTCGCCGGAACGGTAACGCGCGATCTTTCGACCGAACCGCTTGGGCTCGGCTCGGACGGAAGCCCCGTCTACCTCAAGGACATCTGGCCTTCGAACCAGGAGGTGCAGAAGTTCATCGCCGAAAACATCTCGCGCGATCTCTTCAAGTCGAAGTACGCCGACGTTTTCCGCGGCGACGAGCACTGGGCCACCATCAAGACCAGCACCGGTCTCACCTATAGCTGGGACGCCAAGTCGACCTACGTGCAGAACCCGCCCTACTTCGACGGCATCACGAAAACGCCGCGTCCGATCACGGACATCGAAGGCGCGCGGGTGCTCGCGCTGTTCGGCGACAAGATCACGACCGACCACATCTCGCCCGCGGGCTCCATCAAGGCGGCCTCTCCGGCCGGAAAGTATCTGCTCGACGAGGGCGTGGAACCGCGCGACTTCAACCAGTACGGCACGCGCCGCGGCAACCACGAGGTGATGATGCGCGGCACGTTCGCCAATATCCGCATCAAGAACCATATGGTGACGGACGAGGCGGGCAACGTCGTCGAAGGCGGCTACACGATCCATCATCCGTCGGGCGAGCGGCTTGCGATCTACGATGCCGCGCAGCGCTACGCGGAGGAGAAGGTTCCACTCGTCGTGTTCGCCGGTGTGGAGTACGGCAACGGCTCCTCGCGCGATTGGGCCGCCAAGGGCACCAACCTGCTCGGCGTCAAAGCCGTGATCGCGCAGTCGTTCGAGCGCATCCACCGTTCGAATCTCGTCGGCATGGGCGTCATCCCGTTCGTGTTCGAAGCGGGCACAAGCTGGCAGTCGCTTGGGCTCGACGGCAGCGAGACCGTGACGCTCAAGGGCGTGGCCGGGCTCAAGCCGCGCCAGATCGTGGACGCCATCATCACCAAAACCGACGGCAGCCAGTCCAAGGTGCCGCTCATCTGCCGTATCGATACGCTCGACGAGATCGAATACTTCAAGAACGGCGGCATCCTCTCGTACGTCCTGCGCAATCTGGCGGCCTAGGGAGACGGGCGGGCTGGACCCACGATCTCAGAGACCCTATCAATCAGGAGGGCCCGCTCGGGCCCTCCGTGACGGCCGGGGCTTGGCCCGGGTCCGCCAGTTTCTGCAGGGCGCCTCCGTGTCGAAGACTGTCCGTCTGCTGCGTCGCCTCGTCATTCCCGCCGCCGGGCTCGTTCTGCTCGCGACGGGGCTCGTCTCCGCGCAGCAACCCGTACCGACACACGCGCTCGGCGCCGGGCCGCCGCGGGCGGTGATCGAGCTTTTCACCAGCCAGGGGTGTGCGGACTGCCCGGCCGCCGATGCCTTGCTTAAGACGTTCGTCGACCGCGACGACATGGTCGCGCTCACGCTCCCCGTCGATTACTGGGATTATCTCGGCTGGAAGGATACGCTCGCGGGTCCGCGCAACGCCGAGCGGCAGCGCGCGTATGTGGAGCGGTTCGGCACCGGCACGGTGTTTACGCCGCAAGCTGTCGTCAACGGCACCATGGAGGTGCTCGGCTCCGACGCCAACGAGATCGACCGTGCCATCCGCGCCACCGAGACGGCGCTCTCGTCGAGCCGCATCCCCGTTCTCTTCTGGCACTTCGGCAACACGATCATCATCGAGACCGGGGGCGCTGCCCCTGAGGCCGAGCCGCGCGAAGCGACGATCTGGCTCGCCGTCGTTCAAAGAAAAGTCGATGTGCCGATCAAGGGCGGCGAAAACGCCGGGAAGACGCTCACCTACTACAACGTGGTCCGCGAGCTTACGCCGGTGGGCGTGTGGAACGGCCGGCCGGCCACGATCCGGCTCGCGCGCGCGGCGATCATGCGTCCCGAAACGGAAGACCTGATCGTGCTGATCCAGGAAGCCGAGACCGGGCCCATCCTCGGCGCGGCTCGCTTGATGGGGAACTGAGACGGCGCGCGTACCGCTCAATCGGCCATCGTCAGCACGACCTTGCCCACGGCTTCGCGCCGGTCGATCACGCCGATGGCCTCGCGAACTTCTGCGAGCGGATAGAGCCCGTGAATGCGGGGTTCGAGTTTCCCGGCCGCAACCCAATCCAGAACCTGGACCATGTTGGCGCGGTGGGCCGCCGGATTGCGCCGCACGGCTTCGCTCCAGAACACGCCGATGGCCGCCGCGCCTTTCAGCATCAGGAGATTGAGCGGCAGTTTCGGGATTTCACCGGCCGCAAAGCCGACCACAAGGAAGCGGCCTTCCCAAGCGAGTGCGCGCACCGCGGGTTCCGCATAGCGGTCGCCGACGCAGTCGTAGACCACGTCCACGCCGCGTCCGCCGGTGAGATCCTTCAGCGCCTGCTTGAGATCGGCTGTGTCGTAATTCACGACCTCATCGGCACCCAGCGCTTTGCAGAGCGCGAGCTTGTCGTCGGACGAGGCGCATGCGATCACGCGCGCGCCCATCAGCTTGGCGATCTCTATTGCCGCCTGGCCCGCACCGCCCGACGCTCCCAGCACGGCCACGGTCTCTCCAGGCTTCACGTTGCCGCGATCCTTGAGGCCGTGGATCGCGGTTCCGAACGTGATGCTGACGCCCGAGGCCACCGCGTCCGAGACACCTGCCGGAACAGGGATCAGGCTCTCGGTGGGGACGACCACCTTCTCGCGCGCGCCGCCGTATCCGACGGCGGCCGCGACACGGTCGCCCAGCGCGAAGCCCGTAACGCCCGCGCCCAGACGTTCCACAACACCGGCGATTTCGCCGCCCGGAGAGAAGGGAAGCTCCGGCTTCGTCTGGTATTTTCCGCGCGTAATCAACGTGTCGAAAAAGTTGAGCGCGGCTGCCCGCACGCGCACCACCACCTCGCCGGCGCCCGCTTCGGGCTCCGCAATCTCCTCCACGGCCACGGCCTCCGGGCCGTCGAGGGTCTTGCAAAGGGCCGCCTTCATGTGTGACCTCCGGGGACACGAATTCCGACGAGCCCTCCTAGCGGGAGACGCTACGCAAAGCGAGCCCCTTCATGACCTCCACCAATTGGCCCCCCAAGGCGCGCGGCTATTTCGCCATCGGCGCCGAGCGTTCCTCAAAGGCGCTCAATCTCGGCAACCTGATGCGGTCGGCTCATGCCTTCGGCGCGGGCTTCACCTTCACCATCGGCGCGCAGTATCAGGCGCTGGAAGCACGCGCCGACACGTCCAAGGGACATTGGCATCTGCCCCACTACAACTGGGACACCCCCGCCGATCTGATCCTGCCGAAGGGGTGCCGTCTGGTCGGTGTCGAGCTGATCGACGAGGCCGTGGATCTGCCGAGCTTCCGCCATCCTCTTCAGGCCGCCTACGTTCTGGGCCCGGAGCGTGGCTCGCTTTCCGACGCGCTGCTCGAACGCTGCGACTTCACCGTCAAGATCCCGACCAGCTTCTGTGTCAACGTCGCGATGGCGGGCGCAATCGTGATGTACGATCGCGTCAAGAGCCTCGCGCCGTTTGCGGCGCGGCCCATCTCGGAAGGGGTCCTCTCGGTGACGCCGGTTCCGCCCGTCCGGATCAACACCGGAGGGGGCGGACGGGTGGATGACAGAGCGGTCTCGCTCCCCGTATAAGAAGCCGATTTTGCCAGTTTGAGAGAATCGTTGATTATCGCATGATGGCACTTCGTTCGATCCCGACCCTGATCTGTTCCGCCGTGGCCCTTCTCTGGGCGACGCCTCTCTCCGCCCAAAGCGCAGACGGCGCCGTCGAGAAAGGGCGCTATGGGCAATGGATTGTCCATCAAAGCGCGGGAGACGATCCCAAGATCTGCTTTGCGGCGTCCCAGCCGCAGACAAAGGAGCCGGCTGGGGCGAACCGCTCCGCCATCGTGTTCTATGTCTCCGCATGGCCCAAGGACGGGATCAAGTCCGAAGTGTCCATCAAGCTCGGCTATCCCATCCGGCCGGACAGTCCGGTCGCTGTCGAGGTGGGAACCGACGAGTTTCAGCTTTTCGCCAAGGACGACCGCGCCTATGTCGCGGACGCAACCGACGAGTTGAAGCTCATCGAGGCCCTTAAAAAGGGCAACGCGGTTGTGGTGAAGGCCACGTCCGCCCGCGGAACGCAGACGACCGACACCTACTCGCTGCAGGGTATTTCGAGGGCGCTACAGGAAATGGCGAGCGCCTGTCCGTAATTTTCGCTCACGGGCCTGTTCGTCCGGTGCGTCCAGGCGGAGCTTGGCTTCGCCAGGACGCACCGGACTGGCCCTCCGCGGGGGCGGCGCATTGGCGCCGGGTCGCCTTGCTCCCGAGCCCTATGGGCTGGATGTCGCGCGTTAAGACGTTTCGCAATAGGTGGAGCGGCAGCTCGTCTCTTACGGGCGGGTGCGCTCGGGGTTGCGGAGCTGCACGTAAAGCGCGCCTTCGCCTCCGTGAGGAATGGCCGCTGCCGTATAGCTCACCACGATGGCACGGAGCTCGGGCTCTGCAAGCCACATCGGCACGTTCTTGCGCAGCACGCCACGTTCCACGGTGCCGAAGCCGTAGTCCGCGTCCTCGCGTTCGCGGCGCGAGATGCCCTTCCCCGTGATCACCAGCACCCAGCGCAGCCCGCGCCGGAAGGCAGAGAACAGAAAGCCCCTGAGTGCGGCGTGTGCCTCGTGCTGGCGCATCCCGTGCAGGTCGATGCGTGCTTCGATTTCGAAGCGTCCCTGACGCAGCTTCCGCGCGGCCTTGCGGTCGAAGACATTGAGGGCGGGCGTCGCCGATAGCGGCTTCGGGACGGCGGTGCTCGTCGGCGGAGGAGGGGGCGGAGCTTTGAGCGCGGATTTTTTGCCGGGCTTGCCCTTGCCGTCGGCTTTGAGTTCGAATGGGGGAACGCCTTCGAGATCGTCCGCACCCACAATGTACCGGGTCTTTTTGCCAGGAATGGGCTTCAACGACGCGGCCATGTAGTCCCAAAGGGCTTCGTCTTCCTTCGAGAGATGACGGCGGCGGGGCGGCTGATGTGGCGGTTTCTTTCCCATTCCGCTTACGCCGCGTCGCGCGGGAGCAGGACGAAGAACCGTCCGGGGTGCTTTGTGGAGCCCGCCAACCGCCCCGCGTCTTCACCCGAACCGAAATAGATATCGCCCCGCTCCGGCCCGCGGATCGCGGAGCCCACGTCCTGCGCGATCATTAGCTGTTCGAAGCTACGTTCTCCCCACGGTTTCAGTGTGGGGGCCGCGACGTAAATCGGCGTTCCGAGCGCGTGATAGCCGGTATCGACCGCAAGGCTACGGCCATCCGACAATCCGGTTCCCAACGCGCCGAGAGGGGCGTCCGCATCGCCGTCAAGCTCGCGGAAGAATACGAATGACTTGTTCTGTTGCATCACCCGGCGCGCGCTCTCCGGATGCGCCGTCAGCCACACCTTGAGGGCATCGAGCGACATCTCTTCGGCCGCCATCGCGCCGGTATCGATGAGGTATCGCCCGATCGACGTGTAGGGATGGCCGTTCTTGCCGTCGTAGGTGATGCGGATGCTCTCGCCGTCAGCGAAGCGGATGCGTCCCGAACCCTGGACGTGCAGAAAAAACGCATCGACGGGATCTTCCAGCCAGACAAGTTCGAGGCCCTCGCCGGCCAGCGCACCCGCTTCGATCTCGGCGCGCGTGGCATAGGGCTCCACGCCGGAGGCTGTCTTGCGCGCGTGGGTGGGAGCATCCGCCAGTGCGCCACGTTCCGCTTCACCCACGAGGTTCACGAGATCGGGCGGGCGGCGATAGATGGGAACGCGAAAGGCGCCGCTCGCTTCGCGGGACGCATCGAGCACGGGTTCGTAATAGCCGGTGAGAAGCCCCGCCGTGCTTTTGTGCTCCACGCGATGCGGCACGAACATCTGCTCGAAGAAGGCGCGCGCTGCGTCGCGGGTCGTGATGGCGTCTGCTTTGGACAGGGCAAGCTCGGCCGCCGCAACGAGTGCCGCATTTGCCGCTTTCGTTTTGCCGGATGCCCGCTCTCCGGCTTCTCGCAACGCGGGCGCCGATCTTGCGAACGCTTGAAACGCCGCGAGGTGATCGTCATCGCCCCAGCCCGGAAGCTCCGCAAACGGAACGGGCGAGAAGGCCGCCGCGAGGCTCACCGGCTCAGACGTTGGGGCTCCAAGGGGCATCGGGCGGGGTGCGGCGGGGCGGCAGGATCAGTTTGGCGACTGCGTGCCGACCAGCTTCCAGTTGAGATTCCGACGTGCTTCCTTGCTGGAAATGTCACGCGAGAACGTCCAGATGTCGGTCACGTCCTTCACGCGGGACTCGTCCCCATCCACGATTTCGCCGGACTTGTCACGCGTGGCGCTGATGAGCTGGCTCACGAAGCGCACGGTGATGCTGGCGATGCCTTTGGAGCTGACTTCGGCTTCGAGGATGTCCGCCTTGTTGATGCCGACGAAGCTCTGGTCGATGACGAGGTTCTGCTGCTCGCGCTCGGAAATCGCGCGGCTGAAGCTGTCCAGCACATCAGCGCTCAGGAGATCGCGGAGCATGCGCCGATTGCCCTCGGCAAACGCCGTCACGATCATTTCGTAAGCCTGCTTGGCGCCGCGGATAAAGGTCTCGGGCTCAAACGTGCTGTCGAGGCGCAGAATATCCATCAGGCGTGTGGCGAGCTGTGTGTCCGCACCGGCAAACGCCTTAATGCGCTCCTCGACCTCGGCCACCGAGACGGTCGCTTCGGCCGGCTCGGCCTGACGGCCGCGCTGGGGCAACGCAACCACCTTATCGGACTGCGCACCGGCAACCTGCTTGTTCATCGCCTCGCGCTTGCGCTCGATGCGGGACTCGTCCTCTTCCGTCCGCCGGCCGAGGAGGCTCCTCAGCTTGATGATCGCGACAACGGCGACGACGAGAGACAGAAGCGTCAGAAGATTGATTTCGCCATCCATGTCTTGGCAGCTTTCCCGGCAACGCCCTGAATTTGGGCTTCTGCCCTGATGTAAGATCGCTCGTGAGGTCCGTCCAGGCGCAGATCCCCATTGCGGTGAGAGGGACCGCACTTCAGAGGCACGCCGATCATGCCCTGCAACTTAGGCTACAACGCGGTGGTTGCCAAACGTTCTTAGGGCCGCAACTGGCCAAGATGCCATCATAAAATGGGATATTGGCCGATTGCGGCTGCACCCCCGCCGTGATAGCAGCTTGCCCACCGGACCGGGGTTTTGCCAATAAATCCATGCGCCGGCCCCTGGGAGGGTCGCCAAGAGCGGCCGCGACAAGAAAAACGAGAGTTCGCTGATCATGGCAGAAGAAAAGAAGCCGACACCGCAAGCCGCAGCCGGCACCGATTCCAACGAGGTGGCCGTCGAGGCGCAGATCGTCGGACAGTTCATCAAGGATCTCTCGTTCGAGAACCCGAGCCTCGGCAAGCTTCTCGAAGGACCGGCCGAACCGCCGAGCATCAAGCTCGAAATCAACGTTGCCGCCAAGAAGCTCAAGCAGGACGACTTCTTCGAGAGCGTGATCGACTTCAAGGCCGTCGCCTCCAACAAGGACGGCACGATCTACGATCTCGAAGTGCTTTACGCGGGTCTGTTCCGCATCAAGAACATGCCTGAAGCTGCGCTTGAGCCGTTCCTGCTGGTCAACTGCCCGACCTTGACGTTCCCGTTCCTGCGCCGGCTCGTGGCCGACATCACGCGCGAAGGCGGCTTCCCGCCGCTGCTGCTCGATCCGATCGACTTCGGACAGCTTTTCATGCGCCGGAAGCAGGACATGGCGGCAGCCGCCAACTCCAAGCCCAACTGATCGGGCTAGTCACTTTAGCCAGACCGATGATTCACGCTTCAGGCTGGCAGGGTCTGAAGCGATCATGGTCTTTTTAGCGAGACCGATGATTCACGCTTCGGACTGATAGGGTCCGAAGCGATCATGGTCTAGGCAGCGTCATCCGTTTTCTCGGAAGCGAGATAACGCTTCCACAGCGCGTTCTCTCCGAGCGTTTCGACAAACGCTCGATGGACCTCGATCTCGGCGGCGGAGAGCCGCGGGGCGAGGGGTGCCGGGCGTGCGGCTGGTTTCGCCGGGCCGCCGGTGCGGCCATCGCGCGCCGCCGACCCGCGGTTCGAGCCGAGCCCAAGCGTTGCCTGCCGTTCGCCCAAAAGCTCGACGTACACCTCTGCCAGCAGCAGCGAGTCCATCAGCGCGCCGTGCTTGATGCGCTTCGAGTTGTCGATGCCGTAGCGTTTGCAAAGTGCGTCGAGGCTGTTCGGTCCTGCGGGATGCTTGCGCCGCGCGAGCTGGAGCGTATCGACGACGCGGCTCATGGCGAGCGGACCGAGCTTCAGCCGCTCCAGCTCCGCATTGAGGAATCCGACGTCGAACGTGGCGTTGTGAATGACGAGCGTGTCGCCCGCGATGAAGTCGAGGAAATCGCCCGCGACGTCGGCGAACACGGGCTTGTCGAGCAGGAATTGCGTGGAGAGCCCGTGAACGGCTTCGGCTTCCGCAGGCACCGTGCGCTCAGGGTTGATGAACTGGTGAAACTCGCGGCCTGTCGGGTTGCGGTTTACGATTTCGATGCAACCGATTTCGACCAGCCGATCGCCCTTGCGGGGATCGAGGCCGGTGGTTTCCGTGTCGAGGACGATTTCGCGGAGCATGGCGGTCCGGTGTGCATTCAGAGGTCTTGCCAGTGCCGTGCGTAGGCTTCGGCCGGCTTCGATTTCAGCGAATCGAGGATAGCATCGACCTGGGCTTCACTGTCGGCAAGCGTGCCACCCGTATCCACAACGAAGTCGGCGCGCTGGCGCTTTTCCTCATCCGGCGTTTGCCGTGCGAGCAATCCGTCGAGCTTCTCCGGCGTCATGCCGGGCCGCGCGAGAACGCGGGCGCGCTGAACATCCGCAGGCGCCGAGACGACAACCACGGCATCCACCTGCTTGTCGCGCCCCGTTTCGAACAATAGCGGGACTTCGAGCACGGCCGTGGCGGCATGCGATTCGTGCGCAGTATGAAGAAAACGCCTTTCGGACGCGCGCACCAGCGGATGCACGATCGCCTCAAGCTTGCGGAAACGGGTTTCGTCGTTGTTCAACGCGGCGGCGAGGCGCACGCGGTCGACGCGGCCGTCCTCCGTCGTTCCGGGGAACGCGGCTTCAACGGCAGCAGTCACCTCACCCGTGTAAAGACGGTGCACTTCCGCGTCCGCGTCGAACACGGGGATGCCGCGGCGGCGAAACATGTCCGCAATCGTCGATTTCCCCATGCCGATGGATCCGGTGAGGCCAACGACGATCATCGCGCGCCCTCGATGTCGGCTGCGATCTTGTCGTAAAGTTCGTCCGTCACCTCGGGCCGTACGCCGAACCATTTCTCAAAGCCAGGCACCGCCTGGTGCAACAACATGCCGAGCCCATCGACGGTGTGCAGCCCGTGGCGGCGCGCATCGCGGATGAGCGCCGTTTCGAGCGGCACATAAACGATGTCGGACACGATGCAGTCGGGATGAAAGTCCGTGAAATCCATGTCGAGCGATCCTTCGCCCTTGAGGCCGACCGCTGTCGTGTTGACCAGAACCGCGCTTTCCGTTGCGGCGCGCGAGCGCTGCTCCCACGGAAAGACTTTGACGCGCGGGCCGAAGTCGGCGGCGAGCGTTGCGGCGCGTTCGGCCGAACGATTGAACAGACGGATCTCCCCAACATCCGCTTCGAGGAAGCCGTGCACGATGGCGCGCGCCGCACCACCCGCGCCCAGGATCGAGACCGGCGCGTCACGGCGGTTCCAATCCTCGGCCTGGAGCGCGAGATAGGTCATATAGCCGTAGGTGTCGGTGTTGGCCGCGCAAAGGCGCGCTCCTTCGAGCCACAGCGTGTTCGCCGCGCCGACCGCAACTGCCGATGCATCCCGTTCGTCCGCGATCCGGAATGCCGCTTCCTTGTGCGGGATGGTCACATTGCAGCCGGAAAACCCTGCGTTTGCGAGACCGCGCAAGAACGTCTCGACATCTTCGGGCCGCACCGCTTCCTTCGTATAGGTGCCGTCGATGCGATAACGGTCGAGCCAATAGCCATGGATCGCGGGTGAGCGCGAATGCTCGATCGGCCAGCCGATGACACACGCTTGTTTTCCGGCTCGCTTCATGCTTCGAGCACTCCTCGCCGCAAGAGTTCCGCCACCAGCGGCAGCAGCGGCATTCCGAGGATCGTCGCGTGATC
It encodes:
- the mltA gene encoding murein transglycosylase A, encoding MPLGAPTSEPVSLAAAFSPVPFAELPGWGDDDHLAAFQAFARSAPALREAGERASGKTKAANAALVAAAELALSKADAITTRDAARAFFEQMFVPHRVEHKSTAGLLTGYYEPVLDASREASGAFRVPIYRRPPDLVNLVGEAERGALADAPTHARKTASGVEPYATRAEIEAGALAGEGLELVWLEDPVDAFFLHVQGSGRIRFADGESIRITYDGKNGHPYTSIGRYLIDTGAMAAEEMSLDALKVWLTAHPESARRVMQQNKSFVFFRELDGDADAPLGALGTGLSDGRSLAVDTGYHALGTPIYVAAPTLKPWGERSFEQLMIAQDVGSAIRGPERGDIYFGSGEDAGRLAGSTKHPGRFFVLLPRDAA
- a CDS encoding RNA methyltransferase, with product MTSTNWPPKARGYFAIGAERSSKALNLGNLMRSAHAFGAGFTFTIGAQYQALEARADTSKGHWHLPHYNWDTPADLILPKGCRLVGVELIDEAVDLPSFRHPLQAAYVLGPERGSLSDALLERCDFTVKIPTSFCVNVAMAGAIVMYDRVKSLAPFAARPISEGVLSVTPVPPVRINTGGGGRVDDRAVSLPV
- the ccmA gene encoding heme ABC exporter ATP-binding protein CcmA, translated to MQLHADNLTVERGTRTVIANLTFTANAGEALLLTGPNGAGKTTLIRTVAGFIAPVSGKIALKGDVGDRDIAELCHYVGHLTGVKANLTAEQNLAFWAEYLGGETTRAMAERVDDALDAFGLLGLADYPAGLLSAGQKRRLGLARLLVAERPIWLLDEPTVSLDAASTTLLAGLIQRHLANDGLVIAATHLPLGLEQPSYLRLGPTAPTVEGSAQGAAL
- a CDS encoding DUF1223 domain-containing protein, producing MSKTVRLLRRLVIPAAGLVLLATGLVSAQQPVPTHALGAGPPRAVIELFTSQGCADCPAADALLKTFVDRDDMVALTLPVDYWDYLGWKDTLAGPRNAERQRAYVERFGTGTVFTPQAVVNGTMEVLGSDANEIDRAIRATETALSSSRIPVLFWHFGNTIIIETGGAAPEAEPREATIWLAVVQRKVDVPIKGGENAGKTLTYYNVVRELTPVGVWNGRPATIRLARAAIMRPETEDLIVLIQEAETGPILGAARLMGN
- a CDS encoding invasion associated locus B family protein gives rise to the protein MMALRSIPTLICSAVALLWATPLSAQSADGAVEKGRYGQWIVHQSAGDDPKICFAASQPQTKEPAGANRSAIVFYVSAWPKDGIKSEVSIKLGYPIRPDSPVAVEVGTDEFQLFAKDDRAYVADATDELKLIEALKKGNAVVVKATSARGTQTTDTYSLQGISRALQEMASACP
- a CDS encoding Tim44/TimA family putative adaptor protein, with amino-acid sequence MDGEINLLTLLSLVVAVVAIIKLRSLLGRRTEEDESRIERKREAMNKQVAGAQSDKVVALPQRGRQAEPAEATVSVAEVEERIKAFAGADTQLATRLMDILRLDSTFEPETFIRGAKQAYEMIVTAFAEGNRRMLRDLLSADVLDSFSRAISEREQQNLVIDQSFVGINKADILEAEVSSKGIASITVRFVSQLISATRDKSGEIVDGDESRVKDVTDIWTFSRDISSKEARRNLNWKLVGTQSPN
- a CDS encoding Smr/MutS family protein; this translates as MGKKPPHQPPRRRHLSKEDEALWDYMAASLKPIPGKKTRYIVGADDLEGVPPFELKADGKGKPGKKSALKAPPPPPPTSTAVPKPLSATPALNVFDRKAARKLRQGRFEIEARIDLHGMRQHEAHAALRGFLFSAFRRGLRWVLVITGKGISRREREDADYGFGTVERGVLRKNVPMWLAEPELRAIVVSYTAAAIPHGGEGALYVQLRNPERTRP
- a CDS encoding NADPH:quinone oxidoreductase family protein; the encoded protein is MKAALCKTLDGPEAVAVEEIAEPEAGAGEVVVRVRAAALNFFDTLITRGKYQTKPELPFSPGGEIAGVVERLGAGVTGFALGDRVAAAVGYGGAREKVVVPTESLIPVPAGVSDAVASGVSITFGTAIHGLKDRGNVKPGETVAVLGASGGAGQAAIEIAKLMGARVIACASSDDKLALCKALGADEVVNYDTADLKQALKDLTGGRGVDVVYDCVGDRYAEPAVRALAWEGRFLVVGFAAGEIPKLPLNLLMLKGAAAIGVFWSEAVRRNPAAHRANMVQVLDWVAAGKLEPRIHGLYPLAEVREAIGVIDRREAVGKVVLTMAD
- the acnA gene encoding aconitate hydratase AcnA; the protein is MSAPTTVTSAPASLDSFNCKRTLTVDGREYVYYSLPEAEKNGLPGISKLPYAMKVLLENLLRHEDGRSVTKADIEGAAEWLDNRGRAEREIGFRPARVLMQDFTGVPAVVDLAAMRDGMLKLGGDAKKINPLVPVDLVIDHSVIVDDFGNPQAFANNVELEYERNGERYVFLKWGQDAFANFRVVPPGTGICHQVNLEYLAQTVWTATNGNGETLAYPDTLVGTDSHTTMVNGLAVLGWGVGGIEAEAAMLGQPQSMLIPEVIGFELTGALKEGVTATDLVLTVTQMLRKKGVVGKFVEFYGAGLNTLTLADRATIANMAPEYGATCGFFPVDTETLNYLVVSGRDAQRVALVEAYSKAQGLFRTADAADPVFTDTLSLDLSTVGPSLAGPKRPEGRIALSDVKDGFGTALAGEYKKTGDTEQRFAVAGRDFDLGHGDVVIAAITSCTNTSNPSVLIAAGLLARNAAEKGLTSKPWVKTSLAPGSQVVAAYLDKAGLQPYLDKVGFNLVGFGCTTCIGNSGPLAPEISKTINDNGLVAAAVLSGNRNFEGRVSPDVQANYLASPPLVVAYALAGTVTRDLSTEPLGLGSDGSPVYLKDIWPSNQEVQKFIAENISRDLFKSKYADVFRGDEHWATIKTSTGLTYSWDAKSTYVQNPPYFDGITKTPRPITDIEGARVLALFGDKITTDHISPAGSIKAASPAGKYLLDEGVEPRDFNQYGTRRGNHEVMMRGTFANIRIKNHMVTDEAGNVVEGGYTIHHPSGERLAIYDAAQRYAEEKVPLVVFAGVEYGNGSSRDWAAKGTNLLGVKAVIAQSFERIHRSNLVGMGVIPFVFEAGTSWQSLGLDGSETVTLKGVAGLKPRQIVDAIITKTDGSQSKVPLICRIDTLDEIEYFKNGGILSYVLRNLAA